DNA from Mycteria americana isolate JAX WOST 10 ecotype Jacksonville Zoo and Gardens chromosome 19, USCA_MyAme_1.0, whole genome shotgun sequence:
ACGGCCCGCTTCCGCATCCGCCCACGTGATCCGTTTCGCCACGCCCCTTCCCGGGCGCCCCAAGCCAAGACGGACACGTCACGGCTCGCTCTCCGCCAACCCGGCTCGCCCAACGCTCCGCCAATCGGAGGGCGCCGCACGcagcccgccccgtcccgccctcGGCTGAGTGCCCGGCGCAGCGGCCAATGAGCGGCGCCGCAGCTGGAGTGGCGTCGGTGAGGAGCAATGGCCAgcgtggggcggggcgggggcgggtcGCGGCGGAGGGCAAGGGCGGCTGCGCGGGGCGGatggccggggcggcggggccgagcgcgGCGCCCGGGTAAGGGCCGCGGCCCCGAGGGGCCTGGTgccgggcggggagggctgcCGTGTGCCGAGGGGGGCctgggctgtggggcgggggccTGTGGGGTGAGGGAGTGTGGGGGGGTCCTCAGGCCTATGGGGGGCCCGGGCCTGTGGGGTGGGGGCCTGAGGGGTTATGGGGTGCCCGGGCCTGTGGGGCGAGGGAGCTGTGGGGTGCTCAGGGTCTGTGGGGCGAGGGAGCTGTGGGGTTGTGGGGTGCTCAGGGTCTGGGGGGTGAGGGAGCTGTGGGGTTGTGGGGTGCCCAGGTCTGTGGGGTGAGCGAGCGTGGGGTTGTGGGGTGCCCAGGCCTGTGGGATTATGGGTTTTGGGGAGGGCGATGCTGTGGGGTGCCCAGGCATGTGGGGTGAGGCGCTGCTGGCTGTCAGGGGCTGGAGCCTTTACGATGTGGACCTGTGGAGTGCCTAGGGGTTGGGGGTGCTCGGGActgtggggtgcccagggctggggggcaaaAGGTTGTGGAGTGCCTGGAGGTGTGGGGTGATGGGGtgcacagggctgtggggtgcagcaCGGGGGGGCTCGTGGGGGGCACAGTGTCGCGTAGGACACAGACAAGCTCAGAGGGGCTGGTGGCGAGAGCGGGGCCATAGCCCGTAGCCCAgggacagcttctcctccttcccaccccggTATCTGGGGACCGGCCGGGGCTGCTGGTTCCCCCAGTGGCTGTGGCGTTACTGGGTGGTGAAGGGTCCCCAAAACACCCCGTGAGTCGTCTAGCGGAGCTGTGGAAATCGGGGTACCAGTGGTACCGCGGTGGCAGAGCCACTcgtgccgggggtggggggggggggcatctgTGTTATATCATCGTTAGCTGTTTCTTATTATCCCCAGGGGATCCAGGAAATAATTACAACACGGGGTTATTTCTGTATCGATTAATGACGAATGCGTGCCAGTCAGAATCGCTTCTAGGTCACAGAAAGACCCGGGCCCAGTTTGTATTGTGTTTTTAAATCTCTGCCTGTCCAAATCTGCCCTCCCCGGCCTTGTAGCTCAGAGAGGTGAACTGAGATTTCTCCACCAGTTCTGGGACTGAATTTGCAGGGAGTGgtgggttaggttttttttccagattgatcgggtaaatattttaaagaaatcgGAGTGTTTTCAAGAGTAGAAAGACATTATTCTCTGGCCACAGTTTCACTTCCTTGGTGTCCAATAGTAGGATTTTGCTGGCTCTTCCTCCACCCAGGGAGGTTGAATTAAACAGTCAAGGTGTCTGATAGAAACGAAGCTGCGGGTCCACGTTAGGAAACCACGGGGATGTATACGTTTAACATCGGTAACTCAAAGTGGGAGCGGCCGGGGCCGTTCAGACCTCCTATATACGAGAAAACAGCGCCGACTTCTTGTGATCCCCATGGATTACTTTTTTTGTGCATCGTTTACAGGTGGTGGTTAAACTCCAGAGACCAGCCAGGGAAAACTTAATGGTTTTGCTAAAAGCTTACGCTTGGGTTTTGTCTCCTACGCAGAGAAACAGACGCGTCCTCTGCCCCGAAGAAGCTCTGGtctctgtgaaaagaaagaaaaacctctgcCGAGACTTGGGGCAACTGATCAGGTGAGGAAGGGAGGCAAGGGGATTTGGGGAAGGGAGGCACGGATCGGCGAAATCATCTGGCAGGGGTGAAGGGTGGACGCCAGCCTCCTTGGGCAGGAGTGGGGTGTTTGAGGTCCTGTTTTGTGCAACGTTTGGAGGCGTTGTGGGGCTGCAAGCTGGCTCACTCTTTGCTCATCTTCCCTCTTTGTTTTCAGGTGTTCAGGCATCCTCAAGCTCTGCCTTTGATGTGAAAATGACCAAGTTAGGGTTTCTCCGGCTGTCCTACGAGAAGCAAGACACGCTGCTCAAGCTCCTCATCTTGTCGATGGCAGCTGTGCTGTGTAAGTCCGCGTCCTGCCGTGCCGGCCTTGCGGATGGCTGCTAGTGCCCTCAAAGGGGGACCCCGGGGTGGAGCCGCCTCTgctccttcttctcttctttcatagATTGTGAAGCTCTCATTTTTCTTAAGCGAACGCTCTTACTGCTTCTGTATCTATTCCTTTGAGAAACACATCTTTCTCCATCTTCCCAACGACCAGTTTGAGACAGAAAGAATTTTAATCAAAGTAGATGATAAACCTAATAAAACTCTGGCTCAGTGAGTGCTGTAGGTTCACTCTGCCCTTTCTCTGTGGTTGCAGCTTTCTCCACGAGGCTTTTTTCCGTCTTAAGATTCGAAAGCGTCATCCATGAATTTGACCCGTAAGTGTCTTCCGCCCGTTTTGCGGGGGCCTGCTGGGTTTTTCTCTTCTGGAGCGTGCGGAAGTTGGGTGGTGTTTGCTGGGCTCGAGTTAATCCCTGTTGAGAACGAGGGATTTGGAGGGCAGTTTTCAGTACAGCTCGTTTTTCCTCTTCTAGACCCAAAATTCACTTCTCTGTTCCTCAGAGAAGTGAATTCACTCACACAGATGAGTGAATTCACTCATCCTGCAGCCTGGATCTAAGTCGGGGTAATCACCCAACACCGCTTTTATGCTGGGATGTGGTTATTCCCTGCCTGAGCCGGGCACAACAGGAGAGAGGGCTCCTAGTACCACTTGTGTCCGCGTCCCAGGATTGTTCCTGGTTAAATCAAGCGCAAGGGAGGATGTTACCTTTGCAAAGCCACTTTTAAACCCCCTAGGAGGAGGGATGAACCTTTGCAGCTGAGGTTTGCGGTAGTCTAGGGAAAATGGGCTGGTTCCCTCTGCACGGAAACCACGCCGCCGGCCCTTACAACGCTCTCTTACCCCTAGACAGCGGAGAAGGGTATCCCAACGGGCACGCAGTTTGGTACTTAAAAAGTTGCCTCGTTGTCTGAACGCTCGTTAAGGGCTGCGGTCGTGCCCTGAGGAGCGGTGAGCAGTCGATCTATCTATATCTGGATGCGGAGATGCTTAGTGCTTGTTGCTGTTACAGGTATTTTAACTACCGCACAACCCGCTTTCTGGCGGAGGAGGGCTTCTATAAATTCCACAACTGGTTTGACGACCGAGCGTGGTACCCCTTGGGCAGGATTATCGGTGGGACCATTTATCCAGGTAAGCCGTCAGGCTTTTGCTGAGCCGAAACGCATCTCACACAAGGGAAAATGGGGAGCGGGGCAGATTTGGGAGAGGAGCGGGTAGCGTACACGCAGCAGAGCCGTGAGcaccagctgggagaggaggggagctcGGGGGATGCCCTTCATCGAGGCATCCTGGGCAGCAGCTCCTTCCTGGCAAGACTTTTGGCTGGCCTGTTGTTAATTACAAGCTAACGACCCCCGGTGCTGCGAGCAGACCGAGAGCACCCTGATAACGGTGTCATTTCTGTCCCGCAGGCCTGATGATCACATCGGCAGCAATTTACCACGTGCTGCACTTCTTCCACATCACCATCGACATCCGAAATGTCTGTGTGTTCCTggctcccctcttctcctctttcaCCACCATCGTGACTTACCACCTCACCAAAGAGCTCAAGGTAAGGGGAAGGTCGGGGCGTACCTTGGAGGCTTTTGCTTTGCGGAGGAGCGTGGGCCGTGCGCCTTTTGGAAAGGCAGCTCGTAGCTGTGTCGGAGGTTTGGAGGTGACCACCGCGCTGGTCAAACCCCAGAACTTCTGGGAAATGGaagatctgttttaaaatttcatttcaacactcaatttttattcttttgaggCATGTCCGTGCGTAGCATGGCATGATAACGAAAGCCCTAAAAACTGATGGCTTTTTCTACCCTCTGGATGTGTCTTTTTTTGTCCCCAGGATGCAGGGGCAGGACTCCTTGCTGCCGCCATGATTGCAGTCGTGCCCGGGTACATCTCTCGATCTGTTGCCGGCTCCTACGATAATGAAGGTGAGTTTGCGACGCTCGGAGCAGGGAAACCTTTAACAACGTTGGGTGCTGAAAAATGATGGTAAAGCTGCTGCAGGGCGCGATAGAAGAACCGTCCTTTCCCAGCGAGCCCCGCCAGGTCCCTGCAGTTTCCTAACCCAACTGCTCAGAGATCGGCGGTTGTTCTCGCCTACGCGTTTGAGAAGAGGGAGTGTTTCCCACCTCTGGCAGCGAGCGCGCCCCGTTCCCCCAGTATCCTTCTTTGCAAGTCAAAAAGGGTTTTGCCACCTCCACAAACTCTGCTTGGGATCAGAGCTGCTGCGCGGCTCCCCCGGCGTTTTATCTCCGTTCCCGCAATGACTTTGGGGCTGGCAAAGGCAGCAATCTTGTTGTCGATGCCTAGGGCAGAAGAGGATCCACGTTCCTCTCCCGTAGCTGGGCTTTTGGGGGCCGTGTAAGGAGTCGCTGTGTCCAGAAAGGCTAGCTGGCGTGGCTAGAAGAAGCCACGTGAGCTGTTATCTACAGTAAGACACAAACATCACAGTGTTTCAGTCTAGAAATCGGATACGAAACCCTTTTCCCAGGCCTGGCTCTTTGTATGAGGCACTGTTCCATCTTCCGATGGAGCAGCAAAAGCatttatatatctatttttaatgcaattgaGCGCTCTGGCGTGCCCCAGAGATTTTATATTAACGTTTCAGGGCTGACGTGAGCTTGCTTTCACCTTTCTGTGTCCTTCCACCCAGGTATCGCCATATTCTGCATGCTGTTAACTTACTACATGTGGATCAAAGCCGTCAAAACTGGCTCCATCTATTGGGCAGCAATGTGTGCTCTTGCCTATTTCTACATGGTAAGCGTTCCTTCTCCCGGCGCTGAGGTATTTCTGACTCCAAGGACCGCTCCGGAGACGGTGACCGAAAATAACGTGACGTGCCTTGTAACGTTCCTGTGTCCTTGTATCCGGGGAGCTAGAACCTCTGTGAAGGGCTCGGTGGGAAAATGGAATGGattctttcttcattcatttccACTTAACCAAAACTAGCGGGTTTTTGTGGAAGGTTTTATTAATAGCATTGAAAAACCTGGGTTTCTGGCAGCTGTGACTGCTGAGGATGCTCTTGGAGAGAGCGGATCTCAGCTGGCCTTACCGCTGGGTGAAAATCCTGCGCGTGATCCCAGGAAAATCAAACCTGCCGCCTTTGACCTCTGCTGTGCAACCTGTTCAGTCCTggaacttggggtttttttgtttgtttttctctcttggcAGGTCTCCTCCTGGGGTGGCTACGTCTTTCTGATTAACCTCATCCCCTTGCATGTTCTTGTGCTGATGCTGACCGGCCGCTTCTCCCACAGGATCTACGTAGCCTATTGCACGGTCTACTGCTTGGGAACCATCCTCTCGATGCAGATCTCCTTTGTTGGCTTCCAGGTGGGGACCAGAATGATTTGCAGACTCAAGGATGGTCATGTCGTGGGTCGTAGCAGAACAACAGCGAGCTGGCACCCGGTTTCTCTTCTTGCCTTCGCCGCTGACGTTACAAGTGGGCGCTGGCTTCTCGTTCTAGCTCCCGTTCCGCTGATTCGTTGCCACCTTTTGGCAAGATCAGCTTTTGGAGGTGCTGGATGACTTTCAAAGCTGCTAATAGCCTTCACGGCACCGCTTGCCTTTcacaaaagtatttctgaaaggaaacGCTCACGCCAGCGTGCATCCTGGTATAGCAGGAAAAATGCCTGCTTAGCTCACGTTTTCGAGAGAATCGGTTTAATTTTCCATGTGGATTCCTATCTGGGAATCAAAGCTGATGTAAGACAGTGACTCATGCCAGCTGTGCCGTCCACGGGGAGGGGACGGTTTCCCGTGACTTTGGCAGCGATTTTGTTGAGAAGCGATTTGTAAAAAAGCTGATACCGGGCCCAACGCGACTCTTGTTCTCCTCCGTATCCGATCACGCTCTCCCCTGCTTGCAGCCCGTCCTCTCCTCGGAGCACATGGCTGCCCTTGGAGTCTTCGGCTTGTGTCAGATCCACGCCTTCGTAGACTACCTTCGGAGCAAGCTGAACCCGCAGCAATTCGAAATCCTCTTCAGGAGCGTCATTTCCCTGGTTGGCTTCATCCTCCTCACCATCGGGGCCGTGCTGATGCTGACAGGTAGCCCGAGATGGCGGCGATGATGAGTGCGTTTCACCGCCGGCTTTGCctcctttcatttctttgaagAGCGTGTAATTTGTTGACCCTAATTCTAACATTATTGCCCGCGCTGTGGTTTCAGTGCTTGCGAGCCCCCCCTCTGAGGGGGAGGCTGGGACCTGCCCTAATTTGTGCGTTAGCcggaaaatatttaagaagcagCTGTAAGATCTGGGCCCCGAGCGATACGAGGCGCAGAGAGAAACCTGCCGTGACTCAGTGCGCGCTGGGGACGCTGAGCTGATGCTTCAGAAACTGAATGTCGATCTGTAGTAGCGAAGAGATGCTAAAAATGTAGGTCGGGCGGGGGAGAAGTCTTTCTAGGGTAAAATTGcgctttatttcctttctaaaatggCAGGTTTGAGTAATAGAGATGTTAAACGAGGTCCAGGATTGCTCATTCGGCCTTGCACGTGCCTCCCGTGTGAGAGAACGTATCGGCATTGCTGGTTGCTCTCTGCTGGAACTGagtatgatttttgttttctcctctttcctagGGAAAATCTCCCCGTGGACGGGGCGTTTCTACTCCCTGCTGGATCCTTCCTATGCAAAGAACAACATCCCCATCATCGCCTCCGTCTCCGAGCACCAGCCCACCACTTGGTCCTCCTATTACTTTGACCTGCAGCTTCTCGTTTTCATGTTCCCAGGTGAGCCCAGCGCAGATGTCGTCAGACCCCGATTTATTAAATCACCCTACGACACCGGAAAGGTTTTATTCTGCCGGCCAGGACCGCAGCCTCCCCTCTCCTCGCGGTGCCGAGTCTGCCGTGGAGCGCTACGTGCCTCTGCCGGCTGTTTTTTATTTCGGGCAACAGATCGCTAAGGTGAACCTGACGCGTTCCTCTTTCCTCTCCGCAGTCGGTCTGTATTACTGCTTCAGTAACCTCTCGGACGCCCGCATTTTTATCATCATGTACGGCGTGACCAGCATGTACTTCTCTGCTGTGATGGtgagggctgctgcctgctgggcgCAAGCAGGATGACGAAATGGTCTTAACGAAgctgatttaatttatttttctgaacttgtTGATGATGGTTCTTCCACCTTGAGCCGGTTGAAACGTTCATGAGGCTTTTCTCCCTTCCTAAACCAGTTTTCTGGTTTATTCACCCCTATGTGCAGTGAGGGAACGTGACGTTGCAAAACTTACTGGTTTTGGTGTTACTCGCTTCCATACGGCCACCGCTGTCCGCCGCTGTTCCTGGTCTCCCATAGCTGAGTTGCAAACCCAAACAATTTCTCCAGGTGTCTGAGCAGGGACTGATGACAAAGGGCTGCTCTTGCGCCCGTTTGCTCTCTTGCTCTAGCACACCGAGCCCTAAACGCCGCTGACTTCTCTGTGTGGAGGCATCTACTAATTCGTGGCTCCACCTAAGATTGCCCGAGGGTGTTCAGTTGAGGTCACTTCTGCACCTTGGCCAATTTTGAGGTCTTCAGAGAACTTCCCTCGGGGGTGTCTGAGATGGTGGCAGCTCCCAGTCTGCACCCGCTAAAAAAATCGGCTACGGGTTTATCTTGAGGCCGATGTTTCTGCTGAATTCGAGGTGCTGAATTAGGGATGGCgtttaatttctctcttctctcgGATTTCTGCCCCGATTTCTTCTCCAACAGGCACTGACTCTTCTGCCGTTGCCCGTAGGTGCGTCTCATGCTGGTGCTGGCCCCGGTGATGTGCATCCTGTCCGGCATCGGGGTTTCTCAGGTGTTGTCCACCTACATGAAGAACCTGGATATCAGCCGACCGGAcaagaagagcaaaaagcagcaagaCTCCACCTACCCCATCAAAAACGAAGTGAGTGTTGGGCCGGCTCAGGAAGGGGGAGAAGACACCTAGTCCTGGTGGGGACAAGCGCAGGAGGCTGGTGGCCTCTTCCCTCCAGCATTGACCCCCATGTGTTCTCCCAGGTTGCCAGTGGCATGATCCTGGTCATGGCTTTCTTCCTGATCACCTACACCTTCCACTCCACCTGGGTGACCAGCGAGGCGTACTCCTCCCCCTCCATCGTGCTGTCCGCTCGGGGTGGGGACGGCAGCAGGATCATCTTTGATGACTTCAGAGAAGCTTATTACTGGCTGCGTCACAACACGCCGGAGGTAAACGGGGGTAATTCGGGCAGCGGGGACCCAACGTTGTCCGCCGAGGTGCTGACGGCACGTCTGGTGTTTGGGTGCAGGACGCAAAGGTGATGTCCTGGTGGGACTACGGGTACCAGATAACCGCCATGGCCAACCGGACCATCCTGGTGGACAACAACACCTGGAACAACACGCACATCTCCCGCGTCGGTCAGGTAGGTCCTTCCCTCGCCCGCCGCCTTGCCCTGACTTTCTGGGAGCACCGCGTGGCGTGACTGACACTGTGTCCGCTCCAGGCGATGGCGTCGACGGAGGAGAAAGCCTACGAGATCATGAGGGAGCTGGACGTCAGCTACGTGCTGGTAATCTTCGGAGGCCTCACCGGCTATTCTTCTGACGGTAAGATCTTGCTCTGAGCTGGGTCAAACCCAtcctgggagcactggtggtgcAGCCTTCTCCAAAACAGCTCTTAGAGGAGCACAGTCCCGCCTTCAGCTGGGGCTGCAAAGTGGAAACGGTACCAAAATGCTCCTCTCTGAAGGCGGCACGTACCTTTTTTGCTCTCCCCCAACCTAGCTCCTCGCTCTTTGCCCCCAACTCAGTTCAACTGCTCGCTTTTTGCCCTCAGCTCAGCTCCTCACTCTTGGCCCCCCAACTCAACTCAGCTCCTTGCTCTTGGCCCCCCAACTCCTTGCTCTTTGCCCCCCAACTCAACTCTTTGCCCCCCAACTCAACTCGGCTCCTCACTCTTTGCCCCCCAACTCAACTCTTTGCCCCCCAACTCAACTCCTTGCTCTTTTCCCCCAACTCTTTTCTCTCCACCTTTCAGACATCAACAAGTTCCTGTGGATGGTGCGGATCGGAGGCAGCACGGACACGGGGCGCCACATCAAGGAGCACGACTACTACACCCCCACGGGGGAGTTTCGGGTGGACCGCGAGGGCTCCCCGGTGCTCCTCAACTGCCTCATGTACAAGATGTGCTACTACCGCTTCGGCCAGGTCTACACCGAGGCCAGTAAGTCCCCGAAACCGCCCGGCGTGAGGGGGTGACACCGCTTTTGGGGCGCCCCACCGTGCCCCCAACATCTTCAGGGTGCGATGTGGCAGCGCTGCCTGTACTTTGCCCTCTCCTAGAGCGACCGCCGGGCTACGACCGCGTGAGGAACGCCGAAATCGGCAACAAGGACTTCGAGCTGGACGTGCTGGAGGAGGCGTACACCACAGAGCACTGGCTGGTCCGAATATACAAGGTACGGCCCCAGACCCAGCCCAAACCCCCCAGATTTGGGAAAAAACACGAAATTTCACctaacccagatttttttttgttggtttgggttttttttttaccccctagGTGAAAGATTTGGATAACCGCGGCTTGTCGAGAACGTagaggagccgccgccggccgTGCCGCGCACCGCACTGACCCAGCCTTTGCCtgtgaagcagaaatattttggggggttttggggttggttttttttttttcggggggggggggtgttttatTTTCGTTTTGTACCATTTGTAAGCGCCGGCAGCAGTGGGctgtccctgcccgtccctgcctgtccctgcctgccggGGAGTGATTTTTATATACACAGTCGCCAAATCAGAAATAACGGCTTTAAAGGGGGGTTGATTAAAGGtgaattacaaataattaaacaaaaaccaaaaagcgATTTTAATGTTgggtttggttccccccccccccacattcctctgctttttttctccccaccggAGCCCGGGGAAGGGATTTTTGAGGCCGTTTGGCTGCTTTTTAATCGATTTGAGTGAAAATCTGCGGTGGGGctgggtcgggggggggggcggggagaagggGGGGCGGGGCCCAGGCGTCCTGCGCGCGCAGGGTGGGGCGTGGCGCGGTGGCGCCGGCGGGAACTGGCAGcgtggcgggagcggggccggggccggggccgggccggggatgGCGGTGCCGTTCGTGGAGGACTGGGACCTGGTGCAGACGCTGGGCGAAGGCGCCTACGGGGAGTgagtgcggcggggccggggagggagcggggagcgggcgctgcccgccggcgcgGCTCGGCCCTGGCACGGCCCTGGCACGGCCGCTGCCCCCCCTCTGCCCGCCCAGCCGGACCCCCGGGCTGTGCCGCTTGCACGCCCGCCGGGCACCCTCTGGAAGCCCGCTGCTTGCCCACTGCTTGGCCATCGCCCGCCCTTTATGTGCCCGCTGTATGGCTGCTGCTTGCCCGTTCCTTGCCCAATCCATGCCCCTTGTGTGCCCACTACATGGCCACTGCTCGCCTGCTGCTTGGTTGTTGTGTGCCCCTTATGTGCCCGCTGTATGGCTGCTGCTTGCCCATTGCATGCCCCTTGTGTGCCCACTACATGGCCACTGCTTGCCCGCTGCTTGGCTGTTGCATGCCCCTTATGTGCCCGCTGCTTGGCCGCTGCTTGGCCACTGCTTGCCCACTGCTTGGCAGTTGTGTGCCCCTTATGTGCCCACTGCTTGCCCATCACATGCCCCTTGTGTGCCCACTACATGGCCACTGCTTGCCTGCTCCTTGCCCCTTGCATGCCCCTTATGTGCCTACTACATGGCCACTGCTTGCCCACTGCTTGGTTGTTGCGTGCCCCTTATGTGCCCACTGTATGGCTGCTACTTGCCTGCTGCTTGCCCGGTTTGCCCACTGCTTGGCAGTTGCGTGCCCCATATATGCCCACTGCTTGCCCATCATGTACCCCTTATGTGCCTACTGTATGGCTGCTGCTTGCCCACTGCTTGCCCATTGCATGCCCCTTGTGTGCCCACTACGTGGCCACTGCTTGCCTACTGCTTGGCCATTGCGTGCCCCTAATGTGCCCGCTGTATGGCTGCTGCTTGGCCACTGCTTGCCCATCACATGCCCCTTGTGTGCCCGCTACATGGCCACTGCTTGCCCGCTCCTTGCCCATTGCATGCCCCTTATGTGCCCAGTACATGGCCACTGCTTGCCCGCTGCTTGACTGTTGCGTGCCCCTTATGTGCCCACTGTATGGCTGCTGCTTGCCCACTGCTCACCCGCTGTTTGCCCACTGCTTGGCAGTTGCACGCCCCTTATATGCCCACTGCTTGCCCATCACATGCCCCTTATGTTCCTGTGCATTGCTGCTGCTTGCCCGTTGCGTGCCCCTTGTGTGCCCACTGCTTGGCCACCGCAAGCCCACGTTCGCCTGCTGCATGCCCGCTGCATGGCCATTGCATGCCCTGTGTGTGCCCGCTGCTCGCCCGCTGCTTGGCTGTTGCGTGCCCCTTGTGTGCCCGCTGCGAGCCCATCGCACGCTCCACGCGCACCCTTTGCACGCCCACTGCGTGCCCATCGCGCAACCGCCGCACGCCGCGTtgcctgcctcttccctgcccgctgcccgtcTCCCGTGGCAAGCGTTTCATCCCCCTTTTGTGCCCGCTGACCCCCCGCCGGCCCCAGGGTGCAGCTGGCCGTCAACCGCCGCACCGAGGAAGCCGTGGCCGTGAAAATCGTGGACATGAAGCGAGCGGCCGACTGCCCGGAGAACATCAAGAAGGAAATTTGCATCAACAAGATGCTCAACCACGAGAACGTCGTCAAATTTTACGGGCACCGGCGGGAAGGTGCCACGCAATACCTCTTCCTGGAGTACTGCAGCGGCGGCGAGCTCTTCGACCGCATTGGTACGCCCGCTTAAAGACGCTTTTTGGTTTATATAAAATGATGCCTTAAAAAATTAATCCCTCAACGGTTGAGAATTGCTCTTCCCCTTCTTATTCCCCTCGCGCAGAGCCGGATATCGGGATGCCGGAGCCGGAGGCGCAACGTTTCTTCCAGCAGCTGATCGCCGGCGTGGTGAGTGCGGCGGCGATGCCGGCGATGCCGGCGGCGGTCCCCGCGCGGCGCTGACCCTTCTCTCCGTCCCCAGGTCTATCTGCACAGCATCGGCATCACCCACCGCGACCTGAAGCCGGAGAACCTGCTGCTGGACGAGCgaggtgcggggcggggggcggggagcggcgcgtcCCTCTCCATCCCCCGTTTAATTTTAATGTCGaagttttaatttgaatttttaatttttgaattggGGCCCAGATAACCTGAAAATCTCCGATTTCGGCTTGGCCACCGTCTTCAGGCACAACGGCCGGGAGCGGCTGCTCAACAAGATGTGCGGCACCCTGCCCTACGTGGCCCCCGAGCTGCTGCGGCGCCCCGAGTTCAGGGCCGAGCCCGTCGACGTCTGGGCTTGCGGCGTGGTGCTGACCGCCATGCTGGCCGGAGGTGGGCCGCCTGCGACGTATAGGGGACC
Protein-coding regions in this window:
- the STT3A gene encoding dolichyl-diphosphooligosaccharide--protein glycosyltransferase subunit STT3A — encoded protein: MTKLGFLRLSYEKQDTLLKLLILSMAAVLSFSTRLFSVLRFESVIHEFDPYFNYRTTRFLAEEGFYKFHNWFDDRAWYPLGRIIGGTIYPGLMITSAAIYHVLHFFHITIDIRNVCVFLAPLFSSFTTIVTYHLTKELKDAGAGLLAAAMIAVVPGYISRSVAGSYDNEGIAIFCMLLTYYMWIKAVKTGSIYWAAMCALAYFYMVSSWGGYVFLINLIPLHVLVLMLTGRFSHRIYVAYCTVYCLGTILSMQISFVGFQPVLSSEHMAALGVFGLCQIHAFVDYLRSKLNPQQFEILFRSVISLVGFILLTIGAVLMLTGKISPWTGRFYSLLDPSYAKNNIPIIASVSEHQPTTWSSYYFDLQLLVFMFPVGLYYCFSNLSDARIFIIMYGVTSMYFSAVMVRLMLVLAPVMCILSGIGVSQVLSTYMKNLDISRPDKKSKKQQDSTYPIKNEVASGMILVMAFFLITYTFHSTWVTSEAYSSPSIVLSARGGDGSRIIFDDFREAYYWLRHNTPEDAKVMSWWDYGYQITAMANRTILVDNNTWNNTHISRVGQAMASTEEKAYEIMRELDVSYVLVIFGGLTGYSSDDINKFLWMVRIGGSTDTGRHIKEHDYYTPTGEFRVDREGSPVLLNCLMYKMCYYRFGQVYTEAKRPPGYDRVRNAEIGNKDFELDVLEEAYTTEHWLVRIYKVKDLDNRGLSRT